One part of the Sorangiineae bacterium MSr11954 genome encodes these proteins:
- a CDS encoding NAD-dependent epimerase/dehydratase family protein has product MNVTKVLVTGASGFVGANVVRALLERGRSVRVLVRPTSDRGNIEGLDVEVFEGDLRDEGAVARAVRGCDEVYHVAAEYTFWSSAPKETYRSNVDGTAHVMEACLRSEVRRVVYTSTVGTIGLAPGPGGDLGARDERTPLAEGQLAGHYKRSKFDAEKLVLDYAGRGLPVVIVNPSAPVGPWDRKPTPTGQILVDFMLGKLPAFVDTGLNIVHVRDVAEGHLLAAEKGRVGERYILGHQNMTLAQILQTLGRITGKRAPTTRIPYGVAYAAGWLSTAFSDLVTHKPPAIPLESVKMAKRHMFFSSAKALSELDLPQTPVEKAFEDALDWFAKRHYFKAA; this is encoded by the coding sequence ATGAACGTGACCAAGGTGTTGGTAACAGGTGCAAGCGGCTTCGTCGGCGCAAACGTCGTCCGAGCTCTCCTCGAGCGTGGACGGTCGGTTCGCGTCTTGGTCCGTCCTACGTCCGACCGGGGCAACATCGAGGGCTTGGACGTGGAGGTCTTCGAAGGGGATCTGCGGGACGAAGGCGCCGTGGCGAGGGCAGTGCGGGGCTGTGACGAGGTGTATCACGTGGCGGCGGAGTACACGTTCTGGTCCAGCGCACCGAAGGAGACGTACCGCAGCAACGTCGATGGGACCGCGCACGTCATGGAGGCGTGCCTGCGTAGCGAAGTACGCCGTGTGGTCTACACGTCCACGGTTGGCACCATCGGCCTCGCGCCCGGCCCCGGCGGGGATCTCGGCGCCCGTGACGAGCGCACCCCGCTGGCGGAGGGCCAGCTCGCGGGTCACTACAAGCGCTCGAAATTCGATGCGGAAAAGCTGGTCCTCGATTATGCAGGGCGCGGATTGCCGGTCGTCATCGTGAACCCCAGCGCTCCGGTCGGACCCTGGGATCGCAAGCCCACACCGACCGGCCAGATTCTCGTAGACTTCATGCTTGGAAAGCTGCCGGCCTTCGTGGACACCGGCCTCAACATCGTTCACGTGCGTGACGTGGCGGAAGGACATCTTCTAGCGGCGGAGAAGGGCCGTGTGGGGGAGCGGTATATTCTGGGTCACCAGAACATGACCCTGGCGCAGATTCTACAGACCCTGGGTCGCATCACGGGCAAGCGCGCCCCCACCACACGCATCCCGTATGGGGTGGCGTATGCGGCGGGCTGGTTGAGCACCGCATTCTCCGACCTGGTGACCCACAAACCCCCGGCCATCCCGCTCGAGTCGGTGAAGATGGCCAAGCGACACATGTTTTTCAGCTCGGCGAAAGCACTGTCCGAGCTGGATTTACCGCAAACCCCCGTCGAAAAAGCATTCGAAGATGCGCTCGACTGGTTTGCAAAACGCCACTATTTCAAGGCGGCTTAG
- the shc gene encoding squalene--hopene cyclase: MASAAAKAIQRAVGYTYEKQRADGHWCAELESNCTITAEYVLMCQALGLNLDAKRAGLVQYLADHQNEDGSWGIAYDVAGDVSTTAECYLALRILGVATDDARLQRAQRFILAKGGLEKIRVFTRIFFALFGLFPWGAVPILPPELILLPPASPVNIYAFASWARGTIVPLLVLFHHRPLFALPNGKRSDNDWLDHLWHDPRDKNVPFSDPLLDIVRKHGVSWKSGFSVGYLAVRGYEKLLAQGISPVSKLRQHAVEKCVAWVLEHQEADGDWAGIFPPMVNGVLALFAHGYALDSDPMRLGLEAIERFTMQDGSGVRVEACQSPVWDTCLTMIGLLDCNAGDVRLSAARSWITKLQILEDRGDWKVYNPKGRPGGWSFEYANTWYPDVDDTAAVVMAFLKQDPSSAKTEVVRRAMEWVVSMQNDDGGWAAFDRKNDKLYLNDIPFSDMDSLSDPSTPDIVGRVLEALGILKDRRYERAVARGIAYLRTSQEPEGSWFGRWGVNYVYGTSNVLCGLSHHGFTARDPMIARALAWLKSVQNPDGGWGEHVNSYADRSLMGKGTSTASQTAWGLMALLAFLPASDPAVQRGVAWLSAQQTEEGTWNEKEFTGTGFPRFFYLRYHMYRHYFPLMALGRFEQASRSPHAADPRGQASRLPQAAELRAQRVS; this comes from the coding sequence GTGGCGTCAGCCGCCGCAAAAGCCATTCAGCGGGCGGTGGGCTACACGTACGAGAAGCAAAGGGCCGATGGGCACTGGTGCGCGGAGCTGGAGTCGAACTGCACCATCACCGCCGAGTACGTGCTCATGTGCCAGGCGCTCGGCCTGAACCTCGACGCCAAGCGCGCGGGGCTGGTGCAGTACCTCGCCGATCATCAGAACGAGGACGGCAGCTGGGGGATCGCGTACGACGTGGCCGGCGATGTGTCGACCACGGCCGAGTGCTACTTGGCGCTGCGCATCCTCGGCGTCGCCACCGACGATGCCCGGCTGCAGCGCGCGCAGCGCTTCATTCTGGCCAAGGGCGGGCTCGAGAAGATACGGGTGTTCACGCGCATTTTCTTCGCCCTGTTCGGGCTCTTCCCGTGGGGGGCGGTGCCGATCCTTCCGCCGGAGCTGATCCTGCTGCCGCCGGCCAGCCCCGTGAACATCTACGCCTTCGCCAGCTGGGCGCGCGGCACCATCGTGCCGCTGCTCGTCCTCTTCCACCACCGTCCGCTCTTTGCGCTGCCCAACGGCAAGCGCAGCGACAACGACTGGCTGGACCACCTCTGGCACGACCCGCGCGACAAGAACGTGCCCTTCTCCGATCCGCTCCTCGACATCGTGCGCAAGCACGGGGTCTCGTGGAAGTCGGGCTTCTCGGTGGGGTACTTGGCGGTGCGCGGCTACGAGAAGCTGCTGGCGCAAGGGATCTCGCCCGTGTCGAAGCTGCGCCAGCACGCGGTCGAAAAGTGCGTGGCGTGGGTGCTGGAGCACCAGGAGGCGGACGGCGATTGGGCCGGCATCTTCCCGCCCATGGTGAACGGGGTGCTGGCGCTCTTTGCGCACGGCTATGCGCTCGACTCGGACCCGATGCGCCTGGGGCTCGAGGCGATCGAGCGGTTCACCATGCAGGACGGGAGCGGGGTGCGGGTCGAGGCGTGTCAGTCTCCGGTTTGGGACACGTGCCTCACCATGATCGGCCTGCTCGACTGCAACGCGGGCGACGTCCGGCTCTCGGCCGCGCGCTCGTGGATCACCAAGCTGCAGATCCTCGAGGATCGCGGCGACTGGAAGGTCTACAACCCCAAGGGCCGCCCGGGCGGGTGGTCCTTCGAGTACGCCAACACCTGGTATCCGGACGTCGATGATACGGCGGCCGTGGTCATGGCCTTCCTGAAGCAGGATCCCTCGTCGGCCAAGACCGAGGTGGTGCGAAGGGCCATGGAGTGGGTCGTCAGCATGCAGAACGACGACGGCGGGTGGGCCGCGTTCGACCGCAAGAACGACAAGCTCTACCTCAACGACATCCCGTTCTCCGACATGGACTCGCTCTCGGATCCAAGCACGCCCGACATCGTCGGCCGGGTGCTCGAGGCGCTCGGCATCCTCAAGGATCGCCGCTACGAGCGCGCGGTGGCCCGCGGCATCGCGTACCTGCGCACGTCGCAGGAGCCCGAGGGCTCGTGGTTCGGGCGCTGGGGCGTGAACTACGTCTACGGTACGTCCAACGTCTTGTGCGGGCTCTCGCACCATGGATTCACCGCGCGCGATCCGATGATCGCGCGGGCGCTCGCCTGGCTCAAATCGGTGCAGAACCCCGACGGCGGGTGGGGTGAGCACGTGAACTCGTACGCGGACCGAAGCTTGATGGGCAAGGGCACCTCGACCGCCTCCCAGACGGCGTGGGGGCTCATGGCGCTGCTCGCCTTCTTGCCGGCGAGCGATCCCGCCGTGCAGCGGGGCGTGGCGTGGCTCTCCGCCCAGCAGACGGAAGAGGGGACCTGGAACGAAAAGGAGTTCACCGGCACCGGGTTCCCGCGGTTCTTCTACCTGCGCTACCACATGTACCGGCACTACTTCCCGCTCATGGCCCTCGGTCGCTTCGAGCAGGCGAGCCGGTCGCCGCACGCGGCGGATCCTCGGGGGCAGGCGAGCCGGCTGCCACAGGCGGCGGAGCTCCGGGCGCAGCGCGTGTCGTGA
- a CDS encoding squalene/phytoene synthase family protein: protein MDRFATGLRGAQATIRDLLERTSRTFALSIPLLPEPTQNALALAYLLFRVTDTVEDAAHWSRDERVAALEELLPIFRTVDIARARTASRQWVERDVTRDEGCRDLLLAFPALLEEVSTWEPVRVRIVCDHAARTAEGMAQTLREADAAGRVRLRSLPALRAYCYVVAGIVGELVTALFVNDAPTLVSVKETLVRHERAFGEALQLVNILKDERADAQDGRNYLPPSVPRDEVVALARADLDEARAYIAALSAAGAPAGYVAFTTLPVELAERALTQVEKRGAGAKVPRASVLSLVARIQERVRSAATVGALEESSDGT, encoded by the coding sequence ATGGATCGATTCGCGACAGGACTGCGCGGAGCACAAGCCACGATACGAGATCTGCTGGAGCGGACAAGCCGCACCTTTGCTCTGTCCATTCCGCTTCTCCCTGAGCCGACGCAGAACGCCCTGGCCCTCGCTTACCTTCTTTTTCGCGTCACCGACACCGTGGAGGACGCAGCGCACTGGTCGCGGGACGAACGGGTCGCCGCGCTCGAGGAGCTGCTACCCATCTTTCGCACCGTGGACATCGCGCGCGCCCGGACGGCAAGCCGTCAGTGGGTGGAACGCGACGTGACGCGCGACGAAGGGTGCCGCGATTTGCTGCTCGCGTTTCCGGCGCTCCTCGAAGAGGTGTCCACCTGGGAACCGGTGCGCGTGCGCATCGTGTGCGATCACGCCGCCCGCACCGCCGAAGGCATGGCGCAAACCCTGCGCGAAGCGGACGCTGCGGGCCGAGTCCGGCTTCGCTCCCTCCCCGCGCTGCGGGCTTACTGCTATGTGGTCGCCGGGATCGTGGGCGAGCTGGTCACCGCGCTCTTCGTCAACGATGCGCCGACCCTCGTCTCCGTTAAAGAGACGCTCGTTCGACACGAGCGCGCGTTCGGCGAGGCGCTGCAGCTGGTGAACATCCTCAAAGACGAGCGCGCCGACGCCCAAGACGGCCGCAATTACCTGCCCCCCAGCGTCCCGCGCGACGAGGTGGTGGCCCTCGCCCGGGCCGATCTCGACGAGGCGCGCGCGTACATCGCGGCGCTGTCGGCGGCGGGCGCCCCCGCAGGGTACGTGGCCTTCACCACCTTGCCGGTGGAGCTCGCAGAGCGCGCGCTCACCCAAGTGGAGAAGCGCGGCGCAGGCGCCAAGGTGCCGCGCGCCAGCGTGCTGTCCCTGGTCGCGCGGATTCAGGAACGCGTGCGCAGTGCAGCTACTGTGGGCGCCTTGGAAGAATCGAGCGACGGGACGTAG
- a CDS encoding outer membrane protein assembly factor — MLIVCLLRHHPQQPSSTPSSSSFAELSRSTYRIRRPSRKGFRASLAGLAGLALIASSGVARASGPSSATTLPNDEPPPRRYEFLPVPNIGGNSDVGVELGAAFTLVRFYDNAKPYRWLLGGVVSTSVKNDSEHGLHLVQQYHVLRFDVPNLFGGRVRIDSRLNFVRVISARWYGLGNDSHPGGGAPGSDAAHANQYVAQEVRLRSLVRVKTGTPFDAAIGVSLRYNAPELYEGSKLDLDAKNADLPGTRNAFLASLAGGVILDTRDNEFAPHKGVYYQLGAGATVGSAQRVSYGEVAGVFASYIPIARPVTLASRVFSSFQFGRVPFYDLEQGGVFNQQYTIGSALGVRGIPFGRYAGHVKMMVNYEVRTTPFPRFRVARWMLQVGTTTFLDAGRVWADYRSSAPDGRTPGIKYGVGGGFYFHWDRSSVFRVDVAYSPTDHPRTGMPVAYYVSNGLIF, encoded by the coding sequence ATGCTCATCGTGTGCCTCTTGCGTCATCATCCGCAGCAACCCTCGTCCACTCCGTCGTCATCGTCGTTCGCGGAGCTCTCGCGCTCGACCTACCGAATTCGCCGCCCTTCGCGAAAGGGTTTTCGTGCGTCGCTCGCCGGTCTCGCGGGCCTGGCGCTGATCGCGAGCTCGGGCGTGGCGCGCGCGAGCGGCCCTTCGAGCGCCACCACCCTTCCAAATGATGAGCCGCCGCCCCGGCGCTACGAGTTTTTGCCGGTCCCCAACATCGGCGGCAACAGCGATGTCGGTGTGGAGCTGGGCGCCGCGTTCACCCTCGTGCGTTTTTACGACAACGCCAAGCCCTACCGATGGCTCCTGGGTGGCGTGGTCAGCACCAGCGTCAAGAACGATTCGGAGCATGGCTTACATCTCGTTCAGCAATACCATGTCCTCCGATTCGATGTGCCCAACCTCTTTGGCGGACGGGTTCGCATCGACTCCCGACTGAACTTCGTGCGCGTCATCAGCGCGCGCTGGTATGGGCTGGGCAACGACTCCCACCCGGGCGGCGGCGCCCCGGGCAGCGATGCCGCGCACGCCAATCAATACGTCGCCCAAGAGGTGCGCCTTCGGTCGCTGGTGCGGGTGAAGACCGGCACCCCGTTCGACGCCGCCATCGGCGTGAGCCTTCGCTACAACGCGCCCGAGCTCTACGAGGGCTCGAAGCTCGATCTGGACGCGAAGAATGCCGACCTCCCGGGCACCCGGAACGCCTTCCTCGCGTCGCTCGCGGGCGGGGTCATCCTCGATACGCGCGACAACGAATTCGCCCCGCACAAGGGCGTCTATTACCAACTGGGTGCGGGCGCCACCGTGGGCAGCGCCCAGCGCGTGTCCTATGGCGAGGTGGCCGGGGTGTTTGCTTCGTACATCCCCATCGCCCGCCCGGTGACCTTGGCCAGCCGCGTCTTTTCGAGCTTCCAGTTTGGCCGCGTGCCCTTTTACGATCTGGAGCAAGGCGGCGTGTTCAATCAGCAGTACACGATTGGGAGCGCGCTGGGCGTGCGCGGTATTCCCTTCGGGCGGTATGCCGGCCACGTCAAAATGATGGTGAACTACGAGGTGCGCACCACGCCCTTCCCGCGCTTTCGCGTGGCGCGGTGGATGCTCCAGGTCGGCACCACCACCTTCTTGGACGCGGGCCGCGTTTGGGCCGACTACCGCTCCTCGGCGCCCGACGGCCGAACGCCGGGCATCAAATATGGCGTGGGCGGCGGCTTTTACTTCCACTGGGATCGGTCGAGCGTGTTCCGGGTGGATGTGGCGTACTCGCCCACGGACCATCCCCGCACCGGTATGCCGGTCGCGTATTACGTGTCGAACGGTCTCATTTTCTGA
- the hpnH gene encoding adenosyl-hopene transferase HpnH, with protein sequence MAIPMKQAAAVGKYILTQKLKGRKRYPLVTMLEPLFRCNLECIGCGKIQYPEEILKKTVTPEKCFWAVEECGAPVVTVAGGEPLIHPQIGEIVDGLVDRQKFVYLCTNAILLRRKLDMFKPSDYLTMSIHLDGVRNHHDECVSREGVYDTAVAAIKEAKKRGFRVTTNTTIFEGHPAKDLHKFFDDMMELGVDGMMISPGYSYERAPVQDKFLKRNQTKALFREVLAPAKERKWTFNHSPFYLDFLQGDRDYECTPWGNPNYTIFGWQRPCYLMSEGGYTETFKELMETTPWEKYGTKSGNRKCRDCMVHCGYEPTAVEDSMASPKNIYRSITAAFM encoded by the coding sequence ATGGCAATTCCGATGAAGCAGGCAGCGGCGGTCGGCAAATACATCCTTACGCAGAAGCTGAAAGGACGAAAACGCTACCCCCTGGTCACCATGCTCGAGCCGCTGTTTCGCTGCAACCTGGAGTGCATTGGCTGCGGAAAGATTCAGTATCCCGAGGAGATCCTGAAGAAGACCGTCACCCCCGAGAAGTGCTTCTGGGCGGTCGAGGAGTGCGGGGCCCCGGTGGTCACCGTGGCCGGCGGCGAGCCGCTCATCCACCCCCAGATCGGGGAGATCGTGGACGGGTTGGTGGACCGGCAGAAGTTCGTCTACCTGTGCACCAACGCCATTCTGCTCCGCCGCAAGCTCGACATGTTCAAGCCGAGCGATTACCTCACCATGAGCATCCACCTCGATGGCGTGCGGAACCACCACGACGAGTGCGTGAGCCGCGAGGGCGTCTACGACACGGCGGTGGCCGCCATCAAAGAGGCCAAGAAGCGCGGCTTCCGGGTCACCACCAACACGACCATCTTCGAGGGGCACCCCGCGAAAGATTTGCACAAGTTCTTCGACGACATGATGGAGCTCGGCGTCGACGGGATGATGATCTCGCCCGGCTACAGCTACGAGCGCGCGCCCGTGCAGGACAAATTCCTCAAGCGCAACCAGACCAAGGCGCTCTTCCGCGAGGTGCTTGCACCTGCAAAGGAGCGCAAGTGGACGTTCAATCACTCTCCGTTCTACCTGGATTTCCTCCAGGGTGATCGCGACTACGAGTGCACCCCGTGGGGCAATCCCAACTACACCATCTTCGGCTGGCAGCGGCCTTGTTACCTCATGAGCGAGGGCGGCTACACCGAGACGTTCAAAGAGCTGATGGAGACCACCCCGTGGGAGAAGTACGGCACCAAGAGCGGCAACCGTAAGTGCCGCGACTGCATGGTGCACTGCGGGTACGAGCCCACCGCCGTGGAAGACAGCATGGCGAGCCCCAAGAACATCTACCGCTCCATCACCGCCGCCTTCATGTGA
- a CDS encoding carotenoid biosynthesis protein translates to MSSLSLLWGSVVHRPYVYAFLTCFLVFAVRHLGVRRMLLFWLPTHLVAFACEYSSTRNGFPFGPYRYFDDTRGQELWISNVPFFDSLSFVFLSYFSFVLASALVGDVARPVSRAIPWIGGVLMTILDVVIDPVALQGEKWFLGRIYDYPYRGFYFGVTAANFAGWFFLGFVSQALFQLLRSAFGWARAPLPPTGRLFVLGCFGVYAGIFLFNLTMTVIIGDHRLAMASAIVTAGTLAAIGLGLRQRSLRRAPDLPSGAGGA, encoded by the coding sequence GTGAGCTCGCTGAGCCTCCTCTGGGGCAGCGTCGTTCATCGGCCGTACGTCTACGCGTTCCTTACGTGCTTTCTGGTGTTCGCCGTGCGCCACTTGGGCGTGCGGCGGATGCTGCTCTTCTGGTTACCGACGCACCTGGTGGCGTTCGCGTGCGAGTACAGCTCCACCCGCAACGGCTTTCCCTTCGGTCCCTACCGCTATTTCGACGACACGCGCGGGCAGGAGCTCTGGATCTCCAACGTCCCGTTCTTCGACTCGCTGTCGTTCGTCTTCCTCTCGTATTTCAGCTTCGTGCTCGCGTCGGCGCTGGTGGGCGACGTCGCGCGGCCCGTGTCGCGCGCCATTCCATGGATCGGCGGCGTCTTGATGACCATCCTGGACGTGGTGATCGATCCGGTGGCCCTGCAAGGCGAAAAGTGGTTTCTGGGCCGCATTTACGATTATCCGTACCGCGGGTTCTATTTCGGGGTGACGGCGGCGAACTTTGCCGGTTGGTTCTTCCTCGGCTTCGTCAGTCAGGCGCTCTTTCAGCTCCTTCGAAGCGCGTTCGGCTGGGCGCGCGCGCCGTTGCCGCCCACGGGACGGCTGTTCGTGCTCGGTTGCTTTGGCGTGTACGCGGGGATTTTCCTCTTCAATTTGACGATGACCGTGATCATCGGTGATCACCGACTGGCGATGGCGAGCGCCATCGTCACCGCCGGGACGTTGGCCGCCATTGGGCTAGGGTTGCGCCAGCGAAGCCTCCGGCGCGCGCCGGATTTGCCCTCGGGCGCGGGGGGAGCGTAG
- a CDS encoding DUF4056 domain-containing protein, translating to MMRRPLRRLLPWCLTLALPLVSSVARADAEGPGALSPRGRPCCALAPDMPIHLGATHIPVVIAGVISAAGVGNHSYAKSGELTENSGFLYTRRGGFVDLGHTRDNADTAAYLAMHLRPLLARGAGTFDLGPKGAERIVRITRAVPAEDLERTSNLIGLRIGFHLSVWAELVQYYGLTKYRAAEEIYSSFTPDDLYSNLLGAHLGIAALESRLPYDRAMDVGLATVFDRLGAVSQAETRRTLDRLAGRWWSPDHAWPAPQIAIKRSYAAGPRIYPTLAPADVIASNGDPMPLDVPQTDEHGEPLASYYKLEIRPHLGEMVRFPREEQGKALGEEDIPRLIDEVRKVLDTGKVNDPNAPREAGVRGEVGHYVTSIRLVELSGMGGVRGTGDEPKGAGGGSLTIVRGDTRGGDFGVLRLDMLHAPARGLMAGAAFFQADALWFCHDPETRELRAPLVSLLGPCAPGEWLGIGGAIGEALHDGGTGRTALRPIRLAGVVNPLGNGQSASYDAARLLLHVGGEVEHIWSEGLGSRTIPRTGASLSFLLRTPARRVELRGAAGYRLHPGTPRDGVFESDLRLAYHFLVGAAPTDQARSGPWGFASVGLEGSYSYWARPENAYPEIAAPFVSTSSPGTWQALVTATLGLQKLAF from the coding sequence ATGATGCGCCGCCCCCTCCGCCGTCTTTTACCCTGGTGTCTCACCCTCGCGCTGCCGCTGGTCTCGTCCGTCGCGCGCGCCGATGCCGAAGGTCCCGGCGCCCTCTCGCCGCGCGGGAGGCCTTGTTGCGCGCTCGCGCCCGACATGCCGATTCACCTGGGGGCCACGCACATCCCCGTCGTCATCGCGGGGGTCATCTCGGCCGCGGGCGTGGGGAACCACTCCTACGCCAAGAGCGGTGAGCTCACGGAGAACAGCGGCTTTCTGTACACGCGCCGCGGCGGCTTCGTCGATCTGGGGCACACGCGCGACAACGCCGACACGGCGGCGTACCTGGCGATGCATCTGCGGCCGCTGCTCGCGCGCGGCGCGGGCACCTTCGATCTGGGACCCAAGGGCGCCGAGCGGATCGTTCGCATCACCCGCGCGGTCCCCGCCGAGGATCTGGAGCGCACGAGCAACCTCATTGGCCTCCGCATCGGCTTCCACCTCTCGGTCTGGGCGGAGCTGGTTCAATATTACGGGCTCACCAAGTACCGCGCGGCGGAGGAGATTTACTCCTCGTTCACGCCCGACGATCTGTACTCGAACTTGCTCGGCGCCCACCTGGGGATCGCGGCCCTCGAGAGCCGTCTGCCCTACGACCGCGCCATGGACGTGGGCCTCGCCACCGTCTTCGATCGGCTGGGCGCCGTCTCGCAAGCCGAGACGCGCAGGACGCTCGATCGCCTGGCGGGCCGGTGGTGGAGCCCCGATCATGCGTGGCCCGCGCCCCAGATTGCGATCAAGCGAAGCTATGCGGCGGGCCCGCGGATCTACCCCACGCTCGCCCCCGCCGATGTCATCGCGTCGAACGGCGATCCCATGCCGCTCGACGTTCCCCAGACGGACGAGCACGGCGAGCCGCTCGCGAGCTACTACAAGCTCGAGATCCGGCCGCACCTCGGGGAGATGGTGCGCTTTCCGCGCGAGGAGCAGGGAAAGGCCCTCGGCGAAGAGGACATCCCGCGGCTGATCGACGAGGTGCGCAAGGTCCTGGACACAGGGAAGGTCAACGATCCGAACGCGCCGCGCGAGGCCGGGGTGCGCGGCGAGGTCGGGCACTATGTCACGTCCATCCGGCTGGTGGAGCTCTCGGGCATGGGCGGCGTGCGCGGCACCGGGGACGAGCCCAAGGGCGCGGGCGGCGGCTCGCTCACCATCGTCCGCGGCGATACGCGCGGCGGTGATTTCGGGGTGCTGCGGCTGGACATGTTGCACGCGCCCGCCCGCGGGCTCATGGCGGGCGCCGCCTTTTTTCAGGCCGATGCGCTCTGGTTTTGCCACGATCCGGAGACGCGCGAGCTGCGCGCGCCGTTGGTCTCCTTGCTCGGGCCCTGCGCGCCGGGCGAGTGGCTCGGCATCGGCGGCGCCATCGGCGAGGCGCTCCACGATGGAGGCACCGGGCGAACGGCGCTCCGGCCCATTCGCCTCGCGGGGGTCGTCAACCCGCTGGGCAACGGACAATCGGCGAGCTACGACGCCGCGCGGCTGCTCCTTCACGTGGGCGGCGAGGTCGAGCACATCTGGAGCGAAGGGCTCGGCAGCCGAACCATCCCGCGCACGGGCGCGAGCCTCTCGTTTCTACTGCGAACCCCCGCGCGCCGGGTCGAGCTGCGCGGTGCCGCCGGCTACCGGCTCCACCCGGGCACCCCGCGCGACGGCGTGTTCGAGTCGGATCTTCGCCTCGCGTACCACTTCCTGGTGGGCGCCGCGCCGACCGATCAGGCGCGCAGCGGGCCTTGGGGCTTTGCCTCGGTGGGGCTCGAGGGCAGCTATTCGTACTGGGCACGCCCGGAGAACGCGTACCCCGAGATCGCCGCGCCGTTCGTGTCGACCTCCTCGCCGGGGACGTGGCAGGCGCTGGTGACGGCGACCCTGGGGCTGCAGAAGCTCGCGTTTTAG
- the mvk gene encoding mevalonate kinase — translation MQSGRAHGKVILVGEHAVVHGVPAIAVGIDRGCVASARPLPRGPSQLSIAAWNAGIAEDDASDLARGYRALLDASRGAIGSGAFAVEVSVDLPAGAGLGCSAAVAISIARALDPGANVSEIEARAMAWERVFHGNPSGIDAAVCARGGALSYRRPGPGVSMALDGVLHLAIGHSGMAASTKAMVASVARQMERRPEFVGEVFASIADISAAATRAIQASDREELGKLLDANQRLLAALGLSTPDLERMCELARGSGALGAKLTGSGGGGCAVALAPSAHVARGIVARWKHAGYTGFATVAGQEKPVVPRALRASEARSGDALEVRAGARAGVD, via the coding sequence ATGCAATCGGGCCGTGCGCACGGAAAAGTCATTTTGGTAGGCGAGCACGCCGTGGTCCACGGCGTCCCTGCCATCGCCGTCGGGATCGATCGAGGCTGCGTGGCGAGCGCGCGTCCCCTCCCCCGAGGGCCGAGCCAGTTATCCATCGCCGCGTGGAACGCGGGCATCGCCGAAGACGATGCGAGCGATCTGGCGCGGGGCTATCGCGCGCTGCTCGACGCCTCGCGTGGCGCGATTGGCAGCGGGGCGTTCGCGGTGGAGGTGTCGGTCGATCTTCCGGCGGGCGCGGGGCTCGGGTGCTCGGCGGCGGTGGCCATTTCGATCGCGCGTGCGCTGGATCCGGGCGCAAACGTCTCGGAGATCGAGGCGCGGGCGATGGCTTGGGAGCGCGTCTTCCATGGCAATCCATCGGGCATCGACGCGGCCGTGTGCGCGCGGGGCGGTGCGCTTTCGTACCGGCGCCCGGGGCCGGGGGTGTCGATGGCGCTCGACGGTGTGCTTCATTTGGCCATCGGCCACTCCGGGATGGCGGCGTCCACGAAGGCCATGGTGGCGTCGGTGGCCCGCCAGATGGAACGGCGTCCCGAGTTCGTGGGCGAGGTGTTCGCATCCATCGCCGATATTTCTGCGGCGGCGACGCGCGCGATCCAAGCGTCCGATCGGGAGGAGCTGGGGAAGCTGCTCGATGCGAACCAGCGGTTGCTCGCGGCGCTCGGCCTCTCGACCCCGGATCTCGAACGCATGTGCGAGCTCGCGCGGGGCTCGGGGGCGCTGGGGGCGAAGCTGACGGGCAGCGGCGGCGGCGGTTGCGCGGTGGCGCTCGCGCCCTCGGCCCACGTGGCGCGCGGCATCGTGGCCCGTTGGAAACATGCAGGATACACGGGATTTGCCACCGTGGCCGGCCAGGAAAAGCCGGTTGTGCCGCGAGCTCTTCGCGCGAGTGAGGCGCGCTCGGGCGACGCGCTCGAGGTTCGCGCGGGTGCGCGCGCCGGCGTCGATTAG